The proteins below come from a single Drosophila suzukii chromosome X, CBGP_Dsuzu_IsoJpt1.0, whole genome shotgun sequence genomic window:
- the LOC108015198 gene encoding 27 kDa hemolymph protein, translating to MSNWSLCPLLLLLAVHLVCGSVDLPGSLDPSLLENVDVDQLRSNYLPPGLQNTTVTLDDFKKLLQSKCQKANDHLPKGSVNASALSQSVQDAAVTLGECLSGLANMTEIQAEIAEASPKGDLDVVFEKYCLRMPQAKTCLKNFNEALLPCLTPDEKAHNAVMQRIGDKLLEFICYKNGDQIALFIAEQGPECLQGSRDGIAKCLNSSFAGYLPKDLSPEWNLPQLVLGPKECVDLYAFETCTVELLEKCATITPSNIVESMFRYVRRESSCQPHIDRAKRQQRQALPLTGGSSASLHLTWTSASLLMATLLARLA from the coding sequence ATGTCGAACTGGTCGCTTTGTCCGCTGTTGCTGCTCCTGGCGGTCCACCTCGTCTGTGGGTCCGTGGACTTGCCTGGTTCCCTGGACCCCTCGCTTCTCGAGAACGTGGATGTGGACCAGCTGCGGTCCAACTACCTGCCGCCGGGCCTGCAGAACACCACCGTCACCCTAGACGACTTCAAGAAGTTGCTGCAGTCGAAGTGCCAGAAGGCCAACGACCACCTGCCCAAGGGATCGGTGAATGCCTCTGCCCTGAGCCAGTCCGTCCAAGATGCGGCCGTGACCCTCGGGGAGTGCCTCTCCGGCCTGGCCAACATGACCGAGATCCAGGCCGAGATCGCGGAGGCCAGTCCCAAGGGCGACCTGGACGTGGTCTTCGAGAAGTACTGCCTGCGCATGCCGCAGGCCAAGACCTGTCTGAAGAACTTCAACGAGGCCCTCCTGCCCTGCCTGACGCCGGACGAGAAGGCCCACAACGCGGTGATGCAGCGGATCGGGGACAAGCTGCTGGAGTTCATCTGCTACAAGAACGGCGACCAGATCGCCCTCTTCATCGCGGAGCAGGGACCCGAGTGCCTGCAGGGCAGTCGCGACGGCATCGCCAAGTGCCTGAACTCCTCCTTCGCGGGCTACCTGCCCAAGGACCTGAGTCCCGAGTGGAACCTGCCCCAGCTGGTGCTGGGCCCCAAGGAGTGCGTCGACCTCTACGCCTTCGAAACCTGCACGGTGGAGCTGCTGGAGAAGTGCGCGACGATCACGCCGAGCAACATCGTGGAGTCCATGTTCCGCTACGTGCGGCGGGAGTCCTCCTGCCAGCCCCACATCGACCGGGCCAAGCGGCAGCAAAGGCAGGCCCTGCCCCTGACCGGCGGATCCTCCGCCTCCCTGCATCTCACCTGGACCTCCGCGAGCCTGCTTATGGCCACTCTGCTCGCCCGGCTGGCCTAG